Below is a genomic region from Vicinamibacterales bacterium.
TGGGTGTGCCGCGGCCGGAGTTGACCGAGCTCATGGCCAGGTCGCTGATGCTCCTCGGTTCGGAGCGCGCCTGGGTCGTTCACGGGGCGGATGGTCTCGACGAGATCTCGACCACGGGGTACACCAAGGTGTCCGAGTGCCGCAACGCGGCAGTCATCACCTTCTACCTCCATCCGGCCGATGTCGGACTTCCGCGCGCTTCCGCCAGGGCACTGATCGGTGGCGATGCGGGTGTCAATGCCGGCATCGCCCGCGCGATCCTGGCAGGAGAACGGGGCCCCGCACGCGACGTGGTGCTCATCAACGCTGGTGCCGCGCTCTTCGTGGCGGGAGCGAGCGCTTCGATGAGCGCCGGGATCGACCGGGCCGCAGGGGCGATCGACTGCGGCGACGCGGCACGTTGTCTCGCGAGAATGGCCGCGCTGTCATCAGGAGGCGTGGCGCGATGACGCGAGATGTTCCGGACTTGCTCCTGGCCATCCTGGCGGCGACGCGCCGGAGTCTGGAGATTCGGCGGGATCGCATCCCGATGGCTGTCGTCGAGGCGGCGTCCGACCGATGCGCGCCTCGGGGAGGTGAGTTCACGGCGGCACTGTCGCGGATCGGCACATGGAACGTCATCGCCGAGTGCAAGCGACGTTCGCCCAGCCGGGGCGTTCTGCGCGATCCATTCGACCCCGCGGCCATCGCCGAGGCGTATGCTGCGGCCGGCGCGGCAGCGATCTCGGTCCTGACCGAGCCGATGTTCTTCGACGGCTCGCTCGATCACCTTGCGGCCGTCCGCGCGCGGGTCGCCACGCCGGTCCTGCGGAAGGACTTCATGATCGACGAGTACCAACTCGTCGAAGCCCGTGCCGCTGGCGCCGATGCGGTGCTGCTCATCGTGGCAGCGATCGATCAGTCGCGGCTCGCGCAGTTGGTGGCGCGAGCCTCGTCGCTCGGGTTGTCGGCCCTCGTCGAGGTGCACGACGGCCATGACTTGGCGCTGGCGCTCGACGCCGGCGCAAGAATCGTGGGCGTCAACAATCGGGATCTCCGGACGCTGGCCGTCGACCTCCGGACGTCGGAGAGCCTGGTGGATCGGATCCCTGACGATGTGCTGGCGATAGCGGAGAGCGGGCTTCGACGTCATGAGGACCTGGAACGGCTGCGCGCAGCCGGGTTCGACGCGTTTCTCATTGGGGAGCAATTGATGACGGCCTCGGCGCCGGGCGAGGCGCTGCGCGCGCTGCTCTCGGAGCCTTCACGGAGCGAGGCA
It encodes:
- the trpC gene encoding indole-3-glycerol phosphate synthase TrpC, whose translation is MTRDVPDLLLAILAATRRSLEIRRDRIPMAVVEAASDRCAPRGGEFTAALSRIGTWNVIAECKRRSPSRGVLRDPFDPAAIAEAYAAAGAAAISVLTEPMFFDGSLDHLAAVRARVATPVLRKDFMIDEYQLVEARAAGADAVLLIVAAIDQSRLAQLVARASSLGLSALVEVHDGHDLALALDAGARIVGVNNRDLRTLAVDLRTSESLVDRIPDDVLAIAESGLRRHEDLERLRAAGFDAFLIGEQLMTASAPGEALRALLSEPSRSEACT